One window of Perca flavescens isolate YP-PL-M2 chromosome 6, PFLA_1.0, whole genome shotgun sequence genomic DNA carries:
- the LOC114557709 gene encoding high affinity immunoglobulin epsilon receptor subunit beta-like isoform X2 — protein MSVTMTKADGITVFTVTSDPQSVYPPLCQILKSLCYSPVCCSVSQHLRSVQRTSQSVLGALHIMVGLLNIGLGTILACSQTDDWYVPFNQTGFPFWLGGLFILFGSIGILSEKYPSPCLVIVNVILNLAGVAFAITAIVLYSLNMARIYVWWTCRNYDNNYYSGYRRQTTTPTPGENIMMEKCLEGKELALMLLRSMDAVLIVLSALELCLTISSAIMAIKALKSSEKGKKETGDPELYKPLLEDVTCNPTV, from the exons ATGTCTGTGACCATGACCAAGGCCGATGGGATCACAGTGTTcactgtgacctctgacccccaaaGTGTTTATCCTCCTCTGTGCCAAATCCTCAAAAGCCTTTGCTACAGCCCTGTGTGCTGCTCTGTGTCTCAGCACCTGAGAAGTGTCCAGAGAACTTCTCAGTCAGTACTGGGG GCTCTGCACATTATGGTTGGGTTGCTCAACATCGGCCTTGGAACGATACTCGCTTGCAGTCAAACTGACGATTGGTATGTGCCATTTAATCAAACCGGATTTCCTTTTTGGCTTGGAGGATTG tttattttgtttggCTCCATTGGCATTTTGTCTGAGAAGTACCCCAGTCCATGTCTG gtCATCGTCAATGTGATCCTGAATCTAGCAGGAGTTGCTTTTGCCATTACAGCCATCGTACTCTACAGCCTAAATATGGCACGCATTTACGTGTGGTGGACGTGTAGAAATTATGACAATAATTACTATTCAGGGTACAGAAGACAGACTACAACTCCTACTCCTGGGGAGAACATCATGATGGAGAAATgcttggagggcaaagaactgGCTCTG ATGCTTTTGAGAAGCATGGATGCTGTGCTGATTGTCCTGTCAGCCCTGGAGCTCTGCCTCACCATCAGCTCTGCCATCATGGCGATCAAGGCTCTAAAGAGCAGtgagaagggaaaaaaagag ACTGGTGACCCAGAACTCTACAAACCGCTACTGGAGGATGTCACCTGTAACCCCACAGTCTGA
- the LOC114557709 gene encoding high affinity immunoglobulin epsilon receptor subunit beta-like isoform X1 codes for MSVTMTKADGITVFTVTSDPQSVYPPLCQILKSLCYSPVCCSVSQHLRSVQRTSQSVLGALHIMVGLLNIGLGTILACSQTDDWYVPFNQTGFPFWLGGLFILFGSIGILSEKYPSPCLVIVNVILNLAGVAFAITAIVLYSLNMARIYVWWTCRNYDNNYYSGYRRQTTTPTPGENIMMEKCLEGKELALMLLRSMDAVLIVLSALELCLTISSAIMAIKALKSSEKGKKEKTGDPELYKPLLEDVTCNPTV; via the exons ATGTCTGTGACCATGACCAAGGCCGATGGGATCACAGTGTTcactgtgacctctgacccccaaaGTGTTTATCCTCCTCTGTGCCAAATCCTCAAAAGCCTTTGCTACAGCCCTGTGTGCTGCTCTGTGTCTCAGCACCTGAGAAGTGTCCAGAGAACTTCTCAGTCAGTACTGGGG GCTCTGCACATTATGGTTGGGTTGCTCAACATCGGCCTTGGAACGATACTCGCTTGCAGTCAAACTGACGATTGGTATGTGCCATTTAATCAAACCGGATTTCCTTTTTGGCTTGGAGGATTG tttattttgtttggCTCCATTGGCATTTTGTCTGAGAAGTACCCCAGTCCATGTCTG gtCATCGTCAATGTGATCCTGAATCTAGCAGGAGTTGCTTTTGCCATTACAGCCATCGTACTCTACAGCCTAAATATGGCACGCATTTACGTGTGGTGGACGTGTAGAAATTATGACAATAATTACTATTCAGGGTACAGAAGACAGACTACAACTCCTACTCCTGGGGAGAACATCATGATGGAGAAATgcttggagggcaaagaactgGCTCTG ATGCTTTTGAGAAGCATGGATGCTGTGCTGATTGTCCTGTCAGCCCTGGAGCTCTGCCTCACCATCAGCTCTGCCATCATGGCGATCAAGGCTCTAAAGAGCAGtgagaagggaaaaaaagag aaGACTGGTGACCCAGAACTCTACAAACCGCTACTGGAGGATGTCACCTGTAACCCCACAGTCTGA
- the LOC114556836 gene encoding uncharacterized protein LOC114556836 encodes MTVIAVAADSKSVFPSPCQILKTPCSSLFSGSVYHGLLQTSVTTAIGTMQIMVGLFNIGLGPGRTSTNPGDLTSLGAAYWLGAVFILTGIMSIVAGQFPSSCLMGFTVFMNSVGAIFAITGIVLYALDLGNASLLWMCESSSNNADQIGDNCRKVALFGQTVLTSMDNTLIAMAALQLFVSIRYAILGIKYLSSDMYKEEEMTIASFKDKGVTVAAVTADSKSMLPPLCQILKSLCYSPMCCSVYKGLIQTNVTAALGTIQIMVGLFNIGLVPGRTYMYPKDLTSPGVAYWLGAVFIIAGIMSILAGRFSSICLVGFAVFVNIVGLIFAIVGIALNAKDLADAPAIRMCDLYIGRSYYGECENVAYYVQRLLTTMDITMIVLAVLQLCVCISFAVLGINAVVNRQKEEGDVDDQQQQLNAVLLTNPCA; translated from the exons ATGACTGTCATCGCTGTGGCGGCTGACAGTAAAAGCGTGTTTCCATCACCCTGCCAAATCCTGAAGACTCCTTGCTCCAGTCTATTCTCTGGGTCGGTGTACCATGGGCTGTTGCAGACTAGTGTCACAACAGCAATTGGA ACTATGCAGATCATGGTGGGCCTGTTCAACATCGGACTGGGGCCTGGACGAACCAGCACAAATCCTGGAGATTTGACCAGCTTAGGTGCTGCGTACTGGCTGGGTgctgtg TTCATCCTAACTGGAATCATGTCCATTGTGGCCGGACAGTTCCCTTCTTCCTGCTTG ATGGGCTTCACTGTCTTTATGAACAGTGTTGGAGCGATCTTTGCAATTACTGGCATTGTGCTGTATGCCTTGGACCTGGGAAATGCCTCTCTACTCTGGATGTGTGAGAGCAGCAGCAACAATGCTGATCAAATTGGTGACAACTGCAGAAAAGTTGCACTATTTGGCCAG ACTGTGTTGACATCCATGGACAACACGCTGATCGCCATGGCTGCTCTTCAGCTCTTTGTCAGTATAAGATATGCTATTCTGGGCATCAAGTATCTGAGCAGTGACATGTACAAGGAAGAG GAGATGACCATCGCTTCTTTCAAAGACAAAGGAGTGACTGTGGCGGCTGTGACGGCTGACAGTAAGAGCATGTTACCGCCGCTGTGTCAGATCCTCAAGTCTCTTTGCTACAGTCCCATGTGCTGCTCAGTGTACAAGGGGCTGATTCAGACCAATGTGACTGCAGCTCTTGGG ACTATACAGATCATGGTGGGCCTGTTCAACATTGGACTGGTGCCAGGACGAACATACATGTATCCCAAGGATCTGACCAGTCCGGGAGTTGCTTACTGGCTGGGTGCTGTG TTCATCATAGCTGGAATCATGTCCATTCTTGCCGGCAGGTTCTCCTCCATTTGCTTG GTGGGCTTTGCTGTGTTTGTGAACATAGTTGGATTGATCTTCGCCATTGTTGGCATTGCGCTGAATGCCAAAGACCTGGCAGATGCCCCTGCCATCAGGATGTGTGACCTGTACATTGGTCGCAGTTACTATGGCGAGTGCGAAAATGTGGCATATTATGTGCAG CGCTTGTTGACAACCATGGACATTACTATGATCGTCCTGGCTGTTcttcagctgtgtgtctgcatcaGCTTTGCTGTTCTGGGCATCAATGCTGTGGTCAACAGACAGAAGGAAGAG GGTGATGTTGACGATCAGCAGCAACAATTGAATGCAGTCCTCCTGACCAATCCTTGTGCCTAA
- the LOC114557703 gene encoding transmembrane protein 176B isoform X2, translated as MSVTMTKADGITVFTVTSDPQSVYPPLCQILKSLCYSPVCCSVSQHLRSVQRTSQSVLGALHIMVGLLTIGLGTIIICSLHTWSMVESTRFPFWLGGLFILFGTIGILSEKYPSPCLVIVNVILNLAGVGFAITAIVLSIIDMASLYMWWTCRNYDNNYYLGYRRQTTTPTPEQDIMREKCLEGKELFLMLLRSIYAVLIVLSALELCLTISSAVIAIKALKSSEKGEKETGDPELYKPLLEEVTCNPTV; from the exons ATGTCTGTGACCATGACCAAGGCCGATGGGATCACAGTGTTcactgtgacctctgacccccaaaGTGTTTATCCTCCTCTGTGCCAAATCCTCAAAAGCCTTTGCTACAGCCCTGTGTGCTGCTCTGTGTCTCAGCACCTGAGAAGTGTCCAGAGAACTTCTCAGTCAGTACTGGGG GCTCTGCACATTATGGTTGGGTTGCTCACCATCGGCCTTGGAACAATAATCATTTGCAGTCTACATACATGGTCTATGGTGGAATCAACCAGATTTCCTTTTTGGCTTGGAGGATTG tTTATTTTGTTTGGCACCATTGGCATTTTGTCTGAGAAGTACCCCAGTCCATGTCTG gtCATCGTCAATGTGATCCTGAATCTAGCAGGAGTTGGTTTTGCCATTACAGCCATCGTACTGTCCATCATAGATATGGCAAGCCTTTACATGTGGTGGACGTGTAGAAATTACGACAATAATTACTATTTAGGCTACAGAAGACAGACTACAACTCCTACTCCTGAGCAGGACATCATGAGGGAGAAATgcttggagggcaaagaactgTTTCTG ATGCTTTTGAGAAGCATTTATGCTGTGCTGATTGTCCTGTCAGCCCTGGAGCTCTGCCTCACCATCAGCTCTGCCGTCATTGCGATCAAGGCTCTAAAGAGCAGTGAGAAGGGAGAAAAGGAG ACTGGTGACCCAGAACTCTACAAACCACTGCTGGAGGAAGTCACCTGTAACCCCACAGTCTGA
- the LOC114557703 gene encoding transmembrane protein 176B isoform X1: MSVTMTKADGITVFTVTSDPQSVYPPLCQILKSLCYSPVCCSVSQHLRSVQRTSQSVLGALHIMVGLLTIGLGTIIICSLHTWSMVESTRFPFWLGGLFILFGTIGILSEKYPSPCLVIVNVILNLAGVGFAITAIVLSIIDMASLYMWWTCRNYDNNYYLGYRRQTTTPTPEQDIMREKCLEGKELFLMLLRSIYAVLIVLSALELCLTISSAVIAIKALKSSEKGEKEKTGDPELYKPLLEEVTCNPTV, encoded by the exons ATGTCTGTGACCATGACCAAGGCCGATGGGATCACAGTGTTcactgtgacctctgacccccaaaGTGTTTATCCTCCTCTGTGCCAAATCCTCAAAAGCCTTTGCTACAGCCCTGTGTGCTGCTCTGTGTCTCAGCACCTGAGAAGTGTCCAGAGAACTTCTCAGTCAGTACTGGGG GCTCTGCACATTATGGTTGGGTTGCTCACCATCGGCCTTGGAACAATAATCATTTGCAGTCTACATACATGGTCTATGGTGGAATCAACCAGATTTCCTTTTTGGCTTGGAGGATTG tTTATTTTGTTTGGCACCATTGGCATTTTGTCTGAGAAGTACCCCAGTCCATGTCTG gtCATCGTCAATGTGATCCTGAATCTAGCAGGAGTTGGTTTTGCCATTACAGCCATCGTACTGTCCATCATAGATATGGCAAGCCTTTACATGTGGTGGACGTGTAGAAATTACGACAATAATTACTATTTAGGCTACAGAAGACAGACTACAACTCCTACTCCTGAGCAGGACATCATGAGGGAGAAATgcttggagggcaaagaactgTTTCTG ATGCTTTTGAGAAGCATTTATGCTGTGCTGATTGTCCTGTCAGCCCTGGAGCTCTGCCTCACCATCAGCTCTGCCGTCATTGCGATCAAGGCTCTAAAGAGCAGTGAGAAGGGAGAAAAGGAG aaGACTGGTGACCCAGAACTCTACAAACCACTGCTGGAGGAAGTCACCTGTAACCCCACAGTCTGA